In Epinephelus moara isolate mb chromosome 9, YSFRI_EMoa_1.0, whole genome shotgun sequence, a genomic segment contains:
- the purg gene encoding purine-rich element-binding protein gamma — translation MMADGCCRGMERGRGKIASDSLPRPTYPQQYVQTGSQQQGNDIQELASKRVDIQKKRFYLDVKQSVRGRFLKIAEVWIGRGRHDNIRKSKLTLSMSMAPALRYCLGDFIDYYARIGLRGGLAPPQLEEHSNNGQGRAHDSRRRTQEQHAALSPTGSAVSDDHAHRVLKSEFIERDNRKYFLDLKENQRGRFLRIRQTVSKGHGTMGYYGQGIEQTIVLPAQGLIEFRDALSQLIEDYGDEESDDRGRTGSRNHDNNPELPEAASFRVDNKRFYFDVGSNRYGVFLKISEVRQPYRNTITVPLKAWARFGENFIRYEEEMRRIFSCHKEKRIDTRQDSEEQED, via the coding sequence ATGATGGCTGATGGATGTTGCAGAGGGATGGAAAGAGGCAGGGGTAAGATTGCATCAGATTCTTTACCAAGACCCACATATCCTCAGCAATATGTCCAGACCGGTTCACAGCAGCAGGGCAATGACATCCAGGAGTTAGCCTCAAAACGCGTCGACATCCAGAAGAAACGCTTCTATCTGGATGTCAAGCAGAGTGTCCGCGGACGCTTCCTCAAAATAGCCGAGGTATGGATCGGAAGAGGCCGTCATGATAACATCAGGAAGAGCAAGCTGACGCTGTCTATGTCGATGGCTCCCGCTCTCCGCTACTGCCTGGGAGACTTCATAGATTATTATGCCCGTATCGGACTGCGGGGGGGCCTCGCGCCTCCGCAGCTCGAGGAGCACAGCAACAACGGCCAGGGCCGCGCGCACGACTCCCGCAGGAGAACGCAGGAGCAGCACGCGGCGCTGTCTCCAACCGGCTCGGCGGTGTCCGACGACCATGCCCACCGCGTCCTCAAGAGCGAATTCATCGAGAGAGACAACAGAAAGTATTTCCTGGACCTGAAAGAGAATCAGAGAGGTCGCTTCCTCCGCATACGACAGACTGTCAGCAAAGGACACGGCACAATGGGCTACTACGGCCAGGGCATCGAGCAGACCATCGTGCTGCCAGCGCAGGGGCTCATCGAGTTCAGAGACGCACTGTCACAGCTGATTGAAGACTACGGCGACGAGGAGAGCGACGACCGCGGCCGAACGGGATCCAGGAATCACGACAACAATCCCGAGCTTCCAGAGGCTGCGTCTTTTCGGGTGGACAACAAGAGGTTTTACTTTGACGTCGGGTCTAACCGGTAtggtgtctttttaaaaataagtgaGGTGCGGCAGCCGTATAGAAACACCATCACAGTTCCCCTAAAAGCCTGGGCTAGATTTGGAGAAAATTTCATCAGGTACGAAGAAGAGATGAGACGAATTTTCTCCTGTCACAAAGAGAAGAGGATAGACACACGGCAGGACAGCGAGGAGCAGGAGGACTGA